A part of Leptospira congkakensis genomic DNA contains:
- a CDS encoding HD-GYP domain-containing protein: MRKISIRDLEPGSKYTKSIYLDKDTVFVGADQPITQQDLDRLVQFGITFVLTDGERLMADGGDKTSAGTGPGYFDTNLPFYQDDENSTRYKYLLEKANTTKVEFNAVFKDCFDLVQKTYKSASEGRYTEIREFREIAERIADHTKANAQIPILLLSHSHSGYFLYTHICYATFFSVMLGNFLEFSRPKLIDLALASLFADIGMVTVPEEVSEKKGALSELDLKTIKRHPVTGYQILTQRLKLKNSLAIVALQHHEAVDGSGYPQRILANQIEELTKVFMIADQFAAMIHPRPYRQAILPYEAMKIMISENVNRFDLKMVRLFLNKLSMFPVGSGVILSDLRMGMVIESNKDKPLRPVIRVTKDAEGKRLKHLEFVDLMKDLNLYIQQAIPFSQIY, encoded by the coding sequence ATGCGGAAAATCTCTATACGTGACTTAGAACCTGGATCCAAGTATACTAAGTCAATTTATCTGGATAAGGATACTGTTTTTGTCGGTGCTGATCAACCCATCACACAACAAGACTTAGACCGATTGGTTCAATTTGGCATTACCTTTGTTCTAACGGACGGGGAAAGGTTGATGGCCGATGGAGGGGACAAAACCTCAGCAGGTACAGGGCCTGGGTACTTCGATACCAACCTTCCTTTTTACCAGGATGATGAAAATTCCACACGATATAAATATTTATTAGAAAAAGCAAATACCACCAAAGTGGAATTCAATGCTGTTTTTAAAGATTGTTTTGATTTGGTTCAAAAAACTTACAAGTCAGCATCTGAAGGTCGTTATACGGAGATTCGAGAGTTTCGGGAAATTGCAGAAAGGATTGCAGACCATACCAAAGCAAACGCACAAATTCCCATTTTACTTTTGTCCCATTCCCACTCAGGTTATTTTTTATACACTCACATCTGTTATGCGACATTTTTTTCCGTCATGCTTGGAAACTTTTTAGAGTTTTCTCGACCCAAACTGATTGATTTGGCATTAGCCTCTCTTTTTGCCGACATTGGAATGGTGACGGTTCCTGAAGAAGTATCTGAAAAAAAAGGTGCTCTTTCCGAACTGGATCTCAAAACCATCAAACGCCATCCAGTGACCGGTTACCAAATCCTCACCCAAAGATTGAAGTTAAAAAACTCACTCGCTATTGTTGCCTTACAACATCATGAAGCTGTGGATGGTTCTGGTTATCCTCAGAGAATTTTAGCCAACCAAATTGAAGAACTCACAAAAGTATTTATGATTGCCGATCAATTTGCTGCCATGATCCACCCAAGGCCCTATAGACAGGCCATTCTTCCTTATGAAGCAATGAAGATTATGATCAGCGAAAACGTGAACCGTTTTGATTTAAAAATGGTAAGACTATTTTTAAATAAACTTTCTATGTTCCCTGTGGGGTCCGGAGTCATTCTTTCTGACCTCAGAATGGGTATGGTCATTGAATCCAATAAAGACAAACCCCTTCGTCCCGTCATTCGAGTCACAAAAGATGCGGAAGGAAAACGCCTAAAACATTTAGAATTTGTGGATCTGATGAAGGATCTAAATCTCTATATCCAACAAGCCATTCCCTTTTCTCAGATTTATTAA
- a CDS encoding EscU/YscU/HrcU family type III secretion system export apparatus switch protein, protein MKQKMAALAYDPIRHAAPKLVAKAEGRLAENLIRIARESGVLIIQDEVMIQTLDHLPNGKEIPRDLYEAVAAVFRILVLERQKKNN, encoded by the coding sequence ATGAAACAAAAAATGGCAGCCCTTGCTTATGATCCGATCCGTCATGCGGCACCGAAACTTGTGGCGAAAGCAGAAGGAAGACTTGCAGAGAATTTGATTCGCATCGCACGTGAGTCGGGAGTTCTTATCATTCAAGATGAAGTGATGATACAAACCTTAGATCATCTCCCTAATGGGAAAGAAATTCCCAGGGATTTGTATGAAGCAGTGGCTGCAGTCTTTCGAATCCTTGTTTTAGAGAGACAAAAGAAAAACAATTGA
- a CDS encoding ribonuclease HII, giving the protein MGCVSFSLSTLEKIKNGEILKGLRDSKKIPEPKRMELRTEILKYVSYFRVTFVSAKFIDQFNINQAIFYGMNRCLPTNPEPFEPNRKMNEKLNLSASTNEEKTNRNEDKLLISRPYLLADGNYKLKITKPIEGYFSLPKGDDLIPSISAASILAKTYRDEYMEKMDVKYPGYGFAKHKGYGTEEHREALMKLGISPIHRLSFCKFLRHDGSEPTLF; this is encoded by the coding sequence GTGGGTTGTGTTTCCTTCTCCCTTTCCACCTTAGAAAAAATCAAAAACGGTGAAATCCTAAAAGGACTTCGCGATTCCAAAAAAATTCCTGAACCCAAACGAATGGAACTCCGTACAGAAATTCTAAAGTATGTTTCTTATTTTCGTGTGACCTTTGTGAGTGCAAAGTTCATTGATCAGTTCAATATCAATCAGGCTATTTTTTATGGGATGAACCGGTGTTTGCCGACAAACCCAGAACCATTCGAACCAAACAGAAAGATGAATGAAAAATTGAATTTGTCCGCTTCTACTAATGAAGAAAAGACAAATCGCAATGAAGACAAATTGTTAATCAGTCGACCTTATCTCCTCGCTGATGGAAATTATAAACTAAAGATCACAAAACCCATCGAAGGTTATTTCTCTCTTCCGAAAGGAGATGATTTGATCCCTTCCATTTCTGCGGCCTCCATCCTTGCTAAAACCTATCGGGACGAATATATGGAAAAAATGGATGTAAAATACCCAGGTTATGGGTTTGCCAAACACAAAGGGTATGGAACCGAAGAACATAGAGAGGCCCTTATGAAACTGGGAATTTCTCCCATACACAGGTTGAGTTTTTGTAAATTTCTCCGACATGATGGGAGTGAGCCCACTCTTTTCTAA
- the rplS gene encoding 50S ribosomal protein L19, giving the protein MNQILETALAGEAKNELNFEIGDTVKVHYKIVESGKERVQVYEGVVISIANKSQSKTFTVRRVSYDIGVERIFPLHSPRIAKIELVRKGSVRRAKLFYLRDKKGKAGRIKERKGGQAIVARDKKRQDEASKAALAQAKAAEAEAPSA; this is encoded by the coding sequence ATGAATCAGATTCTAGAAACAGCACTCGCAGGCGAAGCAAAGAACGAACTTAATTTCGAAATTGGTGATACTGTAAAAGTTCACTACAAAATCGTTGAATCTGGTAAAGAGCGGGTTCAGGTTTACGAAGGCGTTGTGATCTCCATTGCAAACAAATCACAAAGCAAAACGTTTACTGTAAGACGAGTTTCTTATGATATCGGAGTGGAAAGAATTTTCCCACTTCATAGCCCAAGAATTGCAAAGATTGAGCTCGTTCGTAAAGGATCTGTTCGTCGTGCAAAACTTTTCTATCTCCGTGATAAAAAAGGAAAAGCGGGACGTATCAAAGAAAGAAAAGGCGGTCAAGCGATCGTTGCTAGAGATAAAAAGAGACAAGATGAGGCTTCTAAAGCTGCTCTTGCTCAAGCAAAAGCTGCAGAAGCAGAAGCACCTAGCGCATAA
- the trmD gene encoding tRNA (guanosine(37)-N1)-methyltransferase TrmD, with amino-acid sequence MKFNFITLFPEKITSYFDTGIPGKAVKQGVVEINTVHLRDFADNKHQKVDDTIYGGGPGMLLQVGPIYRALESLGEDKGKVILLSPSGELFNQTLAREIYESSETITLISGYYEGVDHRVAEHLIDREVAIGNYVISSGDLAALVVADCLSRFVPGFLGKEESLLEESHNETEELEYPQYTKPYDFMGWTVPDVLLGGHHEEIRKWRQKNRKTRNHS; translated from the coding sequence TTGAAGTTTAATTTCATCACTCTTTTCCCAGAAAAAATCACCTCCTATTTTGATACCGGAATCCCCGGGAAAGCGGTGAAACAAGGGGTGGTCGAGATCAATACCGTCCATCTCCGTGACTTCGCAGACAACAAACACCAAAAGGTGGATGACACCATCTATGGGGGTGGCCCGGGCATGCTTTTGCAAGTGGGTCCGATTTACAGGGCCTTAGAATCCCTTGGCGAAGATAAAGGGAAGGTCATCCTCCTTAGCCCTTCGGGGGAACTTTTCAACCAAACCCTCGCTCGAGAGATTTACGAGTCCTCAGAAACCATTACCTTAATTTCTGGGTATTACGAAGGGGTCGACCATCGTGTCGCGGAGCATTTAATTGACAGGGAAGTGGCCATTGGAAACTATGTTATTTCATCGGGGGATTTAGCTGCTCTCGTTGTTGCCGATTGCCTTTCTCGGTTTGTTCCGGGGTTTTTAGGAAAAGAAGAAAGCCTTCTCGAAGAATCGCACAACGAAACGGAAGAATTAGAATACCCCCAGTATACAAAACCCTATGATTTTATGGGTTGGACTGTTCCAGATGTGCTCCTCGGTGGACATCATGAAGAGATCCGGAAATGGCGGCAAAAAAACCGCAAAACAAGAAATCATTCTTAG
- the rimM gene encoding ribosome maturation factor RimM (Essential for efficient processing of 16S rRNA), which translates to MSTKPSLVKVGVIGSSHGIKGFIKLFTEGDTLNSVKPPIICTVEDPRGNQSTIQIDEIKLNGNHYLLKLKGFETPETVIKYRGFSLLWKRDELPKPTDGEIYTEDLVGLLAISKETNLSLDYVVTQVIDNPAHPILELKPKNGEGETVLIPFLNRFVGDWNLETKTLEIIGWEQWIEV; encoded by the coding sequence TTGTCGACTAAACCAAGTTTAGTGAAAGTGGGGGTCATCGGATCCTCACATGGAATCAAAGGGTTCATCAAACTTTTTACAGAAGGTGACACCCTAAATTCCGTAAAACCTCCAATCATCTGCACTGTAGAGGATCCTCGTGGGAACCAGTCCACCATTCAAATCGACGAGATCAAACTGAATGGAAATCATTACCTTTTAAAACTAAAGGGTTTTGAAACACCGGAAACTGTGATCAAATACCGTGGATTTTCTTTGTTATGGAAAAGAGACGAACTTCCTAAACCGACTGATGGTGAAATCTACACTGAAGATCTAGTGGGACTACTTGCCATCTCCAAAGAAACAAATCTTTCTCTGGATTATGTTGTGACCCAAGTCATTGACAATCCCGCTCATCCCATTTTGGAACTAAAACCAAAAAACGGCGAAGGGGAAACTGTCCTCATTCCTTTCCTCAATCGGTTTGTCGGTGATTGGAACTTGGAAACCAAAACTTTAGAAATCATAGGCTGGGAGCAGTGGATTGAAGTTTAA
- a CDS encoding KH domain-containing protein — MESLVRYIVTSLVDQPEQVAVNQVPGEEETVIELRVAAKDLGKVIGKNGRIAKSLRTVLQAAGTKQGKNYTLEIVD; from the coding sequence ATGGAATCCTTAGTTCGTTATATCGTTACATCTCTCGTTGACCAACCAGAACAAGTGGCTGTCAACCAAGTCCCCGGAGAGGAAGAAACAGTGATCGAACTTCGGGTAGCAGCGAAAGACCTAGGTAAGGTGATCGGAAAAAACGGAAGGATTGCAAAATCTTTACGAACTGTATTACAGGCAGCCGGAACCAAACAAGGCAAAAACTATACCTTAGAAATTGTCGACTAA
- the rpsP gene encoding 30S ribosomal protein S16, with protein MVKLRLQRTGTKADPHYRIVAADIRAPRDGKFIEAIGHFHPSTSSVKKATFNEEKTLSWLKKGAQPTDTVLALLKKDDVWSKFKG; from the coding sequence TTGGTTAAATTAAGATTACAAAGAACGGGAACAAAAGCAGACCCGCACTATCGCATCGTAGCAGCTGATATCCGTGCTCCGCGTGACGGAAAGTTCATTGAAGCGATTGGGCATTTTCACCCATCCACTTCCTCTGTTAAAAAAGCAACTTTCAATGAAGAAAAAACTCTTTCTTGGCTTAAAAAAGGTGCTCAACCTACTGATACAGTTCTTGCTCTTTTGAAAAAAGACGACGTTTGGTCAAAGTTCAAAGGTTAA
- the rpe gene encoding ribulose-phosphate 3-epimerase, producing MKISASILAAKLTGLSQELPTYKKENIDLIHIDVMDGNFVPQISFGEAFTKEVKSHTNIPLDVHLMVSNPELHVPKYFDLNPYCITFHIETTNFSVRLAEEIRKAGIKVGVSLNPQTPPESISQILPYLDLVLLMTVDPGFYGQSFVKSGFEKIAAVRKLTKPYNIELEVDGGVNEANMEELAKLGVDITVVGSGLYKTGDPNAQGKKLKDLAASARTRS from the coding sequence ATGAAAATTTCTGCATCAATCCTCGCAGCAAAACTTACGGGACTCTCTCAGGAGCTTCCCACTTACAAAAAAGAAAATATCGATCTCATTCATATCGATGTGATGGACGGAAACTTTGTCCCACAAATTTCCTTTGGAGAGGCTTTTACCAAAGAAGTCAAATCCCATACGAATATTCCTTTAGATGTGCACCTTATGGTGAGTAATCCTGAGCTCCATGTTCCTAAATACTTTGACCTAAATCCCTATTGTATTACCTTTCATATTGAAACTACGAACTTCTCTGTGAGACTTGCAGAAGAGATCCGAAAAGCAGGAATCAAAGTGGGGGTTTCTCTCAACCCACAAACACCTCCAGAATCCATCTCCCAAATCCTTCCTTATTTGGATCTTGTGTTACTCATGACTGTGGATCCTGGATTTTACGGGCAGTCCTTTGTGAAATCAGGATTCGAAAAAATTGCTGCCGTTCGGAAACTCACTAAGCCTTACAATATTGAATTGGAAGTGGATGGTGGCGTGAACGAAGCCAATATGGAAGAATTGGCAAAACTCGGTGTGGACATCACGGTTGTGGGTTCTGGACTCTATAAAACAGGGGATCCAAACGCACAGGGCAAAAAATTAAAGGATCTCGCTGCAAGTGCTAGAACTCGCTCTTGA